One segment of candidate division TA06 bacterium DNA contains the following:
- a CDS encoding LPS-assembly protein LptD, with protein sequence MCCRVLLFLFFIGISSMASSQPISTQKDEPIEETNSAVTPGVDAEGEKDKVIYSSEQIKYLVDEQKVLLYGGARAVYGTVSIEAETLIFDLRKKEIIALGHPVLYDGDQTIYGKKMRYEIETGYGEVVEGRTAIEKGWFEGKKTRKVGKNILEIEGGKFTTCDRKPPHYFFAARRMKVYQDDMVITEPLLMYVGNVPVFFMPYWFFPIKKGRHSGFLIPKIGTDSYDGRYVKNLSYFLVLNDYSDIHFSFDILEKKGLRSGVEGVYVVKPYLEGRISGAYIDETQTNRKRWRVQASHRQNLGKKTDLRARADFQSDVDYEVDYNENRIVQLNRRLESYLSLTKTWSGAGVNLVANRTHNLDSDQISQLLPRASFNLSNRRIFESAPGESVRWYNRLRASFSTLMVNSREGKEGEYVDRRAADTRLNLSMPVTILGHLNVSPRLGFQETVYGRDTTSSSLPWRHHYTAAVAINTTLYGLSRFGVGPIERFRHVLKPSISYSYSPEVKDTFSYVPGIGGVAATNSFRASIGNDFQAKLGRGEGSSILNLASLDISGSYDLRRTGRRLSDIASYLRVRPVEPLEFDMRMSHNPYERKLTMLSATARLNLAPRGSALSRIFGGALAGNYVRNIADRSRDTYQVWGRVDFRPTDKWHVVYSQRYDVNDRKLIEQSVRVSRDLHAWEGQFEWQTFGDRWRYDVRISMKAIPEIKLGKGLFGIFLP encoded by the coding sequence ATGTGTTGCAGAGTTCTACTGTTCCTCTTCTTCATTGGCATCAGTTCCATGGCGTCTTCTCAGCCGATCTCCACACAAAAAGACGAACCGATTGAGGAGACGAATTCAGCCGTGACTCCAGGTGTGGATGCTGAGGGAGAGAAAGACAAGGTCATCTATTCCTCTGAACAGATCAAGTATCTCGTCGACGAGCAAAAGGTCCTTCTGTATGGCGGTGCTCGCGCCGTGTATGGCACCGTGAGCATAGAAGCAGAGACTCTGATCTTTGACTTACGAAAGAAGGAGATAATAGCTCTTGGGCATCCTGTTCTCTACGACGGTGATCAGACAATATATGGTAAGAAGATGCGATATGAAATAGAAACAGGTTATGGAGAGGTGGTTGAGGGCAGAACAGCCATAGAGAAAGGATGGTTTGAAGGGAAGAAGACCAGAAAGGTAGGGAAAAACATCCTGGAGATTGAGGGCGGCAAATTCACAACCTGCGACAGAAAGCCACCTCACTACTTCTTTGCCGCAAGAAGAATGAAGGTCTATCAGGACGACATGGTAATCACTGAACCGCTACTCATGTACGTAGGTAACGTCCCCGTCTTCTTCATGCCATACTGGTTTTTTCCCATAAAGAAGGGAAGGCATTCCGGGTTTCTGATACCGAAGATCGGGACTGACAGTTATGATGGCAGATATGTGAAGAACCTCTCATACTTTCTCGTCCTGAATGACTATTCGGATATTCACTTCAGTTTTGACATCCTTGAAAAGAAAGGATTGAGGTCTGGTGTAGAAGGTGTATATGTCGTGAAACCATATCTGGAGGGCAGGATTTCTGGAGCATACATCGATGAGACACAAACGAACAGGAAGAGGTGGCGGGTTCAGGCAAGTCACAGGCAAAACCTTGGAAAGAAGACCGACCTGAGGGCAAGGGCCGATTTTCAGAGTGATGTTGACTACGAAGTTGACTATAACGAAAATAGAATAGTCCAGCTAAACAGGAGGCTGGAGTCATACCTTTCTCTGACAAAGACATGGAGCGGTGCAGGTGTAAACCTTGTCGCGAACAGGACTCACAACCTGGACAGTGATCAGATTTCACAGTTGCTTCCAAGAGCCAGCTTCAATCTTAGTAACAGGAGGATATTTGAATCAGCCCCGGGTGAGAGTGTGAGGTGGTACAATCGGTTGAGAGCATCATTCTCGACACTCATGGTCAACTCCAGAGAGGGTAAGGAAGGTGAGTATGTTGATAGAAGGGCGGCAGACACAAGATTGAACCTGAGCATGCCCGTAACCATTCTCGGGCACCTAAATGTGAGCCCCAGGCTGGGTTTTCAAGAAACCGTCTATGGTAGAGATACAACTTCTTCGAGTCTTCCCTGGCGGCACCACTACACGGCCGCCGTTGCCATCAACACTACACTATATGGACTTTCAAGGTTTGGGGTGGGCCCCATAGAGAGGTTCAGGCATGTCCTTAAGCCCAGTATCAGCTATTCTTATTCTCCTGAAGTAAAAGACACATTCTCTTATGTTCCTGGCATCGGGGGGGTGGCTGCTACTAACAGCTTCAGAGCTTCCATAGGGAACGACTTTCAGGCGAAGCTGGGACGGGGAGAGGGTTCTTCAATTCTGAACCTTGCCAGTCTTGACATAAGCGGATCCTACGACCTTCGCAGGACAGGCCGGAGACTTTCGGATATTGCCAGTTATCTGAGGGTGAGGCCCGTTGAACCCCTGGAGTTCGACATGAGGATGTCCCACAATCCATATGAGCGTAAACTGACGATGCTTTCGGCAACGGCGAGATTGAACCTGGCTCCCAGGGGATCTGCACTTTCCAGAATATTTGGAGGAGCACTCGCAGGCAACTACGTGAGAAACATTGCCGACAGAAGCAGGGATACGTACCAGGTCTGGGGGCGCGTTGACTTCCGGCCCACAGACAAATGGCACGTGGTGTATTCCCAAAGGTATGACGTGAACGATAGGAAGCTGATTGAGCAGAGCGTGAGAGTGAGCAGAGATCTCCATGCCTGGGAGGGACAGTTCGAGTGGCAGACATTTGGTGACAGATGGCGTTATGATGTGCGTATTAGCATGAAGGCCATACCTGAAATCAAGCTAGGGAAGGGACTCTTCGGCATTTTTCTCCCGTAG
- a CDS encoding methyltransferase domain-containing protein, whose protein sequence is MALSTEDRNVYYERQACFTKGIRQHVYRMISLAQSRKVIDIGSGAGSIAKEIAERVDGPVVALEKDYSLLKRASSLDKVTCLCGDALRLPFKAGYFDAATCHFLLMWLEDPSGALVEMKRVVRPRGWIVALAEPDYGGWVGYPEDMGIGKMLSSALIKEGADPEAGRKLRAIFGKAGLEADVGASAGMWNIETLRSEFEEEWKWRFKIVDRSPSLEKMKEKEAKAIEKGERLLFMPIFYAFAQKK, encoded by the coding sequence ATGGCTCTGTCAACAGAGGACAGGAATGTTTACTATGAAAGGCAGGCGTGCTTTACAAAAGGCATTAGACAGCACGTGTACAGGATGATAAGTCTGGCCCAGAGCCGCAAAGTGATTGATATTGGTTCTGGGGCAGGTTCGATAGCGAAAGAGATTGCTGAAAGAGTTGACGGTCCTGTCGTGGCACTTGAGAAAGACTACAGTCTTCTCAAGCGCGCTTCCTCATTGGATAAGGTCACATGTCTCTGTGGTGACGCGTTAAGACTTCCGTTCAAGGCTGGCTATTTTGACGCAGCCACCTGCCACTTCCTGCTGATGTGGCTGGAGGACCCAAGCGGTGCTCTGGTGGAAATGAAGAGAGTAGTCAGACCAAGAGGATGGATTGTAGCTCTTGCCGAACCAGACTATGGCGGGTGGGTAGGCTATCCGGAGGATATGGGAATAGGGAAAATGCTGTCCAGCGCGCTCATCAAGGAAGGCGCAGACCCCGAGGCCGGGAGGAAATTGAGGGCCATCTTTGGAAAAGCCGGGCTTGAGGCAGATGTGGGCGCCTCAGCCGGGATGTGGAATATAGAAACCCTCAGGTCCGAGTTCGAAGAGGAGTGGAAGTGGAGATTCAAAATCGTAGACAGGTCTCCGTCCCTTGAAAAGATGAAGGAGAAAGAAGCGAAAGCCATAGAAAAAGGTGAGAGGCTCCTCTTCATGCCGATATTTTATGCTTTCGCACAGAAGAAGTAG
- the ileS gene encoding isoleucine--tRNA ligase, with the protein MSYKKTLNLPKTDFPMKGNLPEKEKELLAIWEKMNIYAAMRKGKGEKKFVLHDGPPYANGNVHIGTVLNKYLKDVVVKYWSMSGYDTPYVPGWDCHGMPIEHNVARAMREKKQDVDVLELRKACRTYAEKYVTIQREEFKRMGYVGDWEHPYLTMDYQYEARILETFKSLVEMGYIYRGLRPIHWCPVCKTALANVEVEYALHESPSIYVKFPLRNALGGVDVPTSILIWTTTPWTLPANVAIALKSDYDYVAFAADGEAYIVAEALLSSVASALGIKEPQVLKRIKGAELDSLKCKPPMSERDSVVVMADFVSLEQGTGCVHMAPGHGYDDYQMGVRHGLDIVSPVDEEGKFTDEVPEYAGKIVFDANPLIVENLTKKGIILASSRITHSYPECWRCQSPLIFRAQEQWFFDVGKKDLRKRCLDSTRAIAWVPNWSRDRMVDALEARPDWCLSRQRAWGVPIPAVYCADCGEALLDTGIIDRVISLVKENGCDVWFTASLKEIVPDGTVCTKCGGSQFVKEKDILDVWFDSSISSLRVVKDDGEPWPVDLFLEAVDQHRGWFQLSLIVAMATEESSPYKTCLTHGLVLDPQRRKMSKKLGNAVAPEEVWSKYGADILRLWFSSVDYTSDMGFGDEMLSPVVDVYRKIRNSFRFMLGNIYDYDDKKHRVSYGELGELDRYLMHKLQLLILKAREAYESFKFFRVYHMIHNFCVSALSQFYFDIMKDVLYTFAPDSKERRGAQTVLHDVLTVLVRLTAPILSFTCEEAWLSFPLGRPEKSVFLSEMPRPEPSLQDEGLASRWDRLVEVRDEVLVALERAREKKMIGNALESRLVLYSEDDNVKNLLKKHADLLDQLFIVSGVELSNSKGDLGEGSYAGEKVDLLVSVQKARGEKCQRCWMYSTSVGLAEEFPHICEKCVRAIRETQTNTNGR; encoded by the coding sequence GTGAGTTACAAGAAGACGCTCAATCTTCCAAAGACCGATTTTCCTATGAAGGGAAATCTCCCTGAAAAGGAGAAGGAACTGCTCGCCATCTGGGAGAAGATGAATATATATGCCGCCATGAGGAAAGGGAAAGGCGAGAAGAAGTTTGTGCTTCACGATGGTCCTCCCTATGCCAACGGCAACGTCCACATCGGCACCGTTCTGAACAAATACCTCAAAGATGTTGTGGTGAAATACTGGTCGATGTCAGGATACGACACTCCCTATGTGCCCGGTTGGGACTGCCACGGCATGCCCATAGAGCACAATGTGGCAAGGGCAATGCGTGAGAAGAAACAAGACGTAGACGTGCTCGAGTTGAGAAAGGCGTGCCGGACATACGCGGAGAAGTACGTGACCATACAAAGGGAAGAGTTCAAGAGAATGGGATATGTCGGAGACTGGGAACACCCCTATCTCACAATGGATTACCAATATGAGGCAAGGATACTGGAAACATTCAAGTCTCTTGTGGAGATGGGTTACATATACAGGGGCTTAAGGCCTATCCACTGGTGTCCGGTCTGCAAGACGGCTCTGGCGAACGTGGAGGTGGAGTACGCTCTCCACGAGTCACCCTCCATATACGTGAAATTCCCGCTGAGAAATGCTCTTGGTGGTGTTGACGTACCCACCTCGATTCTCATATGGACGACCACGCCCTGGACCCTGCCGGCCAACGTGGCGATCGCTCTGAAGAGTGACTATGACTATGTGGCATTTGCCGCAGACGGTGAAGCATACATAGTCGCAGAAGCACTTCTGTCCAGCGTCGCCAGCGCCCTGGGGATAAAAGAACCGCAGGTGCTCAAGAGGATAAAGGGGGCTGAACTTGACAGCCTGAAGTGCAAACCTCCCATGTCTGAGAGAGATTCAGTAGTCGTGATGGCAGATTTCGTGTCCCTGGAACAAGGGACGGGCTGCGTGCACATGGCACCAGGGCACGGCTACGACGATTACCAGATGGGAGTCAGGCACGGGCTGGACATAGTATCTCCAGTAGACGAAGAGGGCAAATTCACAGATGAGGTACCTGAATATGCGGGAAAGATCGTTTTTGATGCTAATCCTCTCATTGTCGAAAACCTCACAAAGAAGGGAATAATTCTTGCTTCGAGTAGGATAACCCACTCCTATCCCGAGTGCTGGAGATGCCAGAGCCCTCTCATATTCAGAGCGCAGGAACAGTGGTTCTTTGATGTGGGGAAGAAAGACTTGAGAAAGCGTTGTCTGGACAGCACAAGGGCCATAGCCTGGGTCCCCAATTGGAGCAGAGACAGGATGGTTGATGCTCTGGAAGCAAGGCCTGATTGGTGCCTTTCCAGGCAGAGGGCATGGGGTGTTCCAATTCCTGCTGTGTACTGCGCTGATTGCGGCGAGGCCCTGCTCGACACGGGTATCATCGATAGGGTCATCTCGCTCGTCAAGGAGAATGGCTGTGACGTCTGGTTCACGGCTAGCCTGAAGGAGATAGTGCCTGACGGTACTGTCTGCACAAAATGTGGTGGCAGCCAGTTTGTGAAGGAAAAAGACATTCTGGACGTGTGGTTTGATTCCTCAATCAGTAGTCTGAGAGTGGTGAAGGACGACGGAGAGCCCTGGCCCGTTGACCTTTTCCTGGAAGCTGTGGACCAGCACAGAGGTTGGTTTCAGCTTTCCCTCATAGTGGCCATGGCCACGGAAGAATCTTCTCCATACAAGACCTGCTTGACTCACGGTTTGGTGCTGGACCCACAGAGAAGAAAGATGTCCAAGAAACTTGGCAATGCCGTGGCTCCTGAAGAAGTATGGTCAAAGTATGGAGCAGACATCCTCAGGCTCTGGTTCTCTTCCGTTGACTACACTTCTGATATGGGTTTTGGGGATGAGATGCTGTCTCCCGTTGTCGATGTCTACAGAAAGATAAGAAACTCCTTCAGATTCATGCTTGGCAATATATACGACTACGACGACAAGAAACATCGAGTGAGCTATGGAGAGCTTGGAGAGTTGGATAGGTATCTTATGCACAAGCTTCAGTTGCTCATACTCAAAGCAAGAGAGGCTTATGAGAGTTTCAAGTTCTTCAGAGTCTATCACATGATACACAATTTCTGCGTCAGTGCACTTTCGCAATTCTACTTCGACATCATGAAGGATGTGCTCTACACATTTGCGCCAGACTCAAAGGAGAGAAGAGGAGCCCAGACTGTTCTACACGATGTCCTGACCGTTCTTGTCAGACTGACAGCTCCGATTCTTTCCTTCACGTGTGAGGAGGCTTGGCTTTCATTCCCCCTGGGCAGACCGGAAAAGTCCGTATTTCTCTCTGAAATGCCGAGACCGGAACCTTCTCTTCAGGATGAGGGACTGGCCAGTAGATGGGACAGGCTCGTGGAGGTCCGAGATGAGGTTCTTGTTGCTCTCGAGAGAGCTCGTGAAAAGAAGATGATAGGGAACGCGCTGGAATCAAGGCTTGTACTCTACAGCGAAGACGACAACGTGAAAAACCTTCTCAAGAAGCACGCTGATTTGCTGGATCAACTCTTCATAGTTTCAGGGGTAGAGCTTTCGAATTCGAAAGGAGATTTGGGCGAAGGATCTTATGCAGGAGAAAAAGTAGATCTGCTAGTTTCTGTCCAGAAGGCAAGGGGCGAGAAGTGCCAGAGGTGCTGGATGTACTCCACATCGGTCGGTCTGGCAGAGGAATTTCCACACATCTGTGAGAAATGCGTGCGCGCAATAAGAGAGACGCAAACGAATACAAATGGGAGGTGA
- the lspA gene encoding signal peptidase II — protein MMTLVLICAIVVGVDQFSKYLVSKNLELNSSFSLVGSILRLTYIRNPNAAFGLSFGRGVPLLPFALLAICVLLLAFFRTGSRGGVGLAGLGLVLGGALGNLIDRIRFNEVVDFVDVGIGKFRWPVFNVADSCVTVGVILLILGSLLFRGREVSVLEREQSDLTAGS, from the coding sequence GTGATGACCCTCGTCCTCATCTGCGCCATCGTTGTAGGCGTAGATCAGTTTTCCAAATACCTGGTGTCAAAGAATCTCGAACTGAATAGTTCGTTTAGTTTGGTGGGCAGTATTTTGAGGCTCACCTATATCAGGAACCCGAACGCAGCGTTCGGGCTTTCGTTTGGACGCGGGGTTCCACTGCTTCCGTTTGCCCTGCTTGCGATATGTGTTCTTCTTCTAGCCTTCTTCAGGACCGGCAGCAGAGGGGGAGTTGGTCTGGCTGGCCTGGGTCTGGTTCTTGGCGGGGCCCTGGGAAATCTCATTGACAGAATAAGATTCAATGAAGTAGTGGATTTCGTTGACGTCGGGATTGGCAAATTCAGGTGGCCGGTCTTTAATGTTGCAGATTCGTGTGTGACAGTTGGCGTGATCCTCCTCATATTGGGTTCTCTCCTCTTCAGGGGTAGGGAAGTCTCTGTTCTGGAGCGTGAGCAGTCTGACCTAACAGCAGGCAGTTAG
- the mtnA gene encoding S-methyl-5-thioribose-1-phosphate isomerase — MDFRTIEWVDGKVRILDQTRLPEKTEYRDLTRAEEMAEAIRCLAVRGAPLIGVAGAYGVALSAHSRKASSPERLKVDITKDIRMLGATRPTAVNLFWALDRMSDVLESADSVGEMRETLLSEAISIHLEDREKCEMIGRNGATLINDGFTILTHCNAGALATGGIGTALAAIYVASAQNKRVKVFASETRPLLQGARLTAWELSRNNIDVTLLVDGARGHLLTKGKVDCIIVGADRIAANGDTANKIGTYPLSVLAQKHNIPFYVAAPLSTFDLTAPAGEAIPIEERESKEVLFFGGTRIGPDNAKVFNPAFDITPHGNISCIITEKHILHPLLEESIEDCFRTP, encoded by the coding sequence CTGGATTTCAGGACGATAGAGTGGGTGGACGGTAAGGTGAGAATCCTGGACCAGACCAGGCTTCCTGAAAAGACTGAGTACAGGGACTTGACCCGTGCTGAAGAGATGGCAGAGGCTATCAGATGCCTGGCGGTAAGAGGAGCCCCTCTGATTGGCGTAGCCGGAGCGTATGGTGTGGCTCTTTCAGCCCACAGCAGAAAAGCCAGTTCGCCTGAGAGACTTAAGGTGGATATCACAAAAGACATCCGTATGCTGGGGGCGACAAGGCCGACCGCGGTGAACCTTTTCTGGGCACTGGACAGGATGTCAGATGTCCTGGAATCGGCCGATAGTGTGGGAGAAATGAGAGAAACTCTTCTCAGTGAAGCGATATCCATTCATCTTGAAGATAGAGAAAAGTGTGAGATGATAGGTAGGAATGGGGCAACGCTGATTAACGATGGGTTCACAATTCTGACACACTGCAATGCTGGTGCCCTGGCTACCGGTGGAATAGGAACTGCACTTGCTGCCATCTACGTTGCCTCCGCCCAGAATAAGAGGGTGAAGGTTTTCGCATCAGAGACCCGGCCACTTCTTCAGGGAGCGAGACTCACAGCATGGGAGCTTTCTCGGAACAACATAGATGTGACACTCCTGGTCGACGGAGCAAGGGGGCATCTATTGACGAAAGGAAAAGTGGACTGCATAATAGTCGGGGCAGACAGGATAGCAGCAAATGGTGATACTGCAAACAAGATAGGAACCTATCCACTTTCTGTACTGGCACAAAAGCACAATATTCCTTTTTATGTGGCCGCACCTTTGAGTACTTTTGATTTGACGGCGCCGGCGGGCGAAGCTATTCCCATCGAAGAAAGGGAGAGCAAGGAAGTGCTTTTCTTCGGGGGCACGAGGATTGGACCTGATAATGCAAAAGTTTTTAACCCTGCCTTCGATATTACACCACACGGCAATATTTCTTGCATCATAACTGAGAAACATATCCTGCATCCTCTTTTGGAAGAATCGATTGAGGACTGCTTCAGAACTCCTTAG
- a CDS encoding glycosyltransferase family 2 protein — protein MGDHFDISVVIVTFNSRRFIRACLESVVKAGDGENWKVIVVDNASIDGSVDVAMEYPSVEIIRKNRNVGFAAGVNSGLHVADSKYVLLLNPDTVVTDGSIQTLKEYLDANPDAACVAPQLLDFDGSIQPSCREFPTLRTILAEFFLLPGVRRRFPNLDRYRMGYFDHRSRREVDQPMASCMLLRKGVLNKIGHLDESMPIFFNDVDLCRRMKEKGWRIVFLPDAKVYHYYGASTKALGVNRQLYLAWSMYRYLRKHEPDLLVYLCGPLLIVGYLFKSIYSMMFGIRRG, from the coding sequence ATGGGAGATCACTTTGACATATCGGTTGTCATAGTCACCTTTAACAGTAGGAGATTTATTAGGGCATGCCTGGAGTCGGTAGTGAAAGCAGGGGATGGCGAGAACTGGAAGGTGATTGTTGTGGACAACGCTTCAATTGATGGCAGTGTCGATGTGGCAATGGAATACCCCAGTGTTGAAATCATCAGGAAAAACAGAAATGTCGGGTTTGCGGCTGGTGTGAATTCAGGGCTCCATGTTGCCGATTCAAAATATGTGCTTCTTCTCAATCCCGATACTGTCGTTACGGACGGTTCAATTCAAACCTTGAAAGAATATCTGGATGCCAATCCTGATGCTGCATGTGTTGCTCCACAACTTCTCGATTTCGATGGTTCGATTCAGCCCTCGTGCAGAGAGTTTCCTACTCTGAGGACGATTCTTGCAGAGTTCTTCCTCCTTCCCGGAGTGAGAAGAAGGTTTCCGAACCTGGACAGGTACAGGATGGGATATTTCGACCATCGTTCCCGGAGAGAAGTTGATCAACCGATGGCATCCTGCATGTTACTCAGAAAAGGTGTTCTTAATAAGATAGGTCATCTCGACGAGTCCATGCCCATTTTTTTCAACGATGTGGATCTCTGCAGGAGGATGAAGGAGAAAGGGTGGCGAATTGTGTTTCTGCCCGATGCGAAGGTATATCACTATTACGGCGCCTCCACAAAGGCCTTAGGGGTCAATCGTCAGTTGTATCTTGCCTGGTCCATGTACAGATACTTGAGAAAGCATGAGCCAGATCTCCTGGTTTATCTTTGCGGGCCTTTGCTCATTGTTGGCTATCTTTTTAAATCTATATACTCAATGATGTTTGGGATAAGGAGGGGATAG
- the maf gene encoding septum formation protein Maf: MELVLASASPWKAELLKEVDFSFTIDPPDVREDIESYGYAPDICERLALLKARQVRSRHDEQGVVLGADTIVRIKNTILTKPEDSKGAAQMLRLLSGRTHIVETGIAMVGPRGEVCVREATGVQFRPISEAQILSYAASGECMDKAGAYAVQGGGTDFVTEIEGDYYNVVGMPITLVVELIRQTYPELLPSSPVVRSINSVTSLFTQD; the protein is encoded by the coding sequence ATGGAACTGGTGCTTGCCTCTGCGTCCCCGTGGAAGGCAGAACTGTTGAAGGAAGTGGATTTCAGCTTCACGATTGACCCACCAGATGTAAGGGAGGATATCGAGTCTTACGGCTATGCGCCAGATATTTGTGAGCGGCTTGCCCTGTTGAAAGCAAGGCAGGTTAGGAGCAGACATGATGAGCAGGGTGTGGTTCTGGGCGCGGATACAATCGTACGTATTAAGAACACTATTCTCACAAAACCCGAGGACAGCAAAGGTGCCGCTCAAATGTTACGGCTTCTCAGCGGACGGACGCACATTGTAGAGACAGGAATTGCAATGGTGGGGCCGAGGGGAGAAGTTTGTGTGCGTGAGGCGACGGGAGTTCAGTTCCGGCCTATTAGTGAAGCCCAGATCCTGTCCTATGCGGCTTCAGGAGAGTGTATGGACAAGGCGGGCGCATATGCTGTCCAGGGCGGAGGGACAGATTTCGTTACGGAGATAGAGGGCGACTACTACAATGTTGTTGGAATGCCGATCACACTCGTTGTTGAACTGATTCGGCAAACTTATCCTGAGCTTCTGCCAAGCTCACCAGTCGTTCGATCCATAAATTCGGTGACGAGTTTATTCACTCAGGATTAG
- a CDS encoding HU family DNA-binding protein: MNKQNLIEWVSKDAKLTKKQAGIAIDSVLSGVSKALKKGERVTFVGFGTFSVRRRAARKARNPQTGEVIRISARRVPVFKAGTELKRSVK, from the coding sequence GTGAACAAGCAGAACCTTATCGAATGGGTATCAAAGGACGCGAAGCTTACCAAGAAGCAGGCTGGAATTGCTATTGACAGCGTGCTTTCCGGCGTGTCGAAGGCTCTGAAAAAGGGTGAGAGAGTAACGTTTGTTGGATTCGGCACCTTCTCAGTCAGAAGGAGAGCCGCCAGAAAGGCAAGGAACCCGCAGACGGGTGAGGTCATCAGGATTAGTGCAAGAAGAGTTCCCGTTTTCAAGGCCGGTACAGAGCTCAAGAGGTCGGTAAAGTAA
- the nuoE gene encoding NADH-quinone oxidoreductase subunit NuoE — MNSADVTAILKKHEGKRGELISILEDIQKKYGYLPEAALRAVSERTGRSLTEIYGVATFYRSFSLQPRGKHIISVCLGTACHVRGGPMIAEEFQRQLGISAGETTRDKEFTLETVNCLGACALGPIVVIDGHYFSNVGRAKVKRILKKARVGLDKVQVATDRRVFPIEVSCARCNHSLMDPTHPIDGHPSIRVTVSFGQKHGWLRLSSLYGSYAIESEYEIPMDTVLNFFCPHCHTELVGAWNCPDCGAPMIPMIVRGGGMIQVCSRRGCKSHMLDIAETDSQSYGDDSTSSDK; from the coding sequence ATGAACTCAGCGGACGTTACAGCAATACTGAAAAAACACGAAGGGAAGCGGGGTGAGCTCATCTCAATTCTGGAAGACATCCAGAAAAAATATGGCTACCTTCCCGAAGCTGCATTGAGAGCAGTGTCCGAAAGAACAGGTCGTTCCCTTACGGAAATATATGGGGTCGCCACATTCTACAGATCCTTCAGTCTGCAACCCAGGGGCAAACACATCATATCGGTGTGTCTGGGTACCGCCTGCCATGTCCGCGGCGGACCCATGATAGCTGAAGAATTCCAACGCCAGTTGGGGATCTCTGCCGGCGAAACCACCAGAGACAAGGAGTTCACACTGGAGACAGTCAACTGTCTTGGCGCGTGTGCCCTCGGACCTATCGTTGTCATCGACGGTCACTACTTCTCCAATGTTGGCAGGGCTAAGGTTAAGCGAATACTGAAGAAAGCTCGGGTCGGCTTGGACAAGGTCCAGGTAGCGACTGACCGACGAGTTTTCCCGATCGAAGTCAGTTGCGCAAGATGCAACCACAGCCTGATGGATCCGACTCACCCTATCGACGGTCACCCGTCAATAAGAGTCACCGTCTCTTTTGGACAAAAACACGGCTGGCTCAGGCTGTCTTCCCTGTATGGCAGCTACGCCATCGAATCCGAGTACGAAATCCCGATGGATACGGTGCTTAACTTTTTCTGTCCGCATTGCCATACTGAGCTTGTTGGTGCTTGGAACTGCCCGGATTGTGGTGCGCCCATGATACCGATGATTGTTCGAGGGGGCGGTATGATACAGGTCTGCTCCCGGCGTGGGTGCAAAAGTCACATGCTGGACATAGCAGAAACTGATTCGCAATCCTATGGTGATGACTCCACTTCTTCGGACAAATAG